A region of Streptomyces sp. TG1A-60 DNA encodes the following proteins:
- a CDS encoding helix-turn-helix transcriptional regulator: MAAWELGTVVKLFRKHTGLSQAGVARMVSIDQAEVSRLERGLKQIRDRRQFVQWTDALGVPEELLGLLPTADPHTPDATGRPGTVDTGARGYAALPEGPGQLLLPAGRSVSTTALPVLTLPAASFLGDSLRLDSRPELDAWRTMPMRVLVVANRTVDGAARQFVTDARPSGVRATASEPVDIPAAYELDDLTYGILWAVSGFEAALLGDDQPLHTSLASLTVSPGAPIAADQGLTEVSRMLIGSETAARYILGNRDHLGDAPVFWTREQRGEEAATWLFFRHKYRYLERTAPRRPGGTSGRGFCVPETAVASSPAYERVLLFLAIALMESFGIRTWVTDDGGFAQTDGFALSPGRRAVIASWVRTEGASHLAVTARPGALRTFADVTDHVSHHSTTAAEQAGQRLAATAQYLGLDASWLGRRCAQLSAVGTERLARPRSRLLGLEGLETACRFVAEQL, encoded by the coding sequence GTGGCCGCGTGGGAACTCGGTACCGTCGTCAAGCTGTTCAGGAAGCACACGGGCCTCTCCCAGGCCGGCGTGGCGCGGATGGTCAGCATCGACCAGGCCGAGGTCAGCAGACTGGAACGCGGTCTCAAACAGATCCGCGACCGACGGCAGTTCGTCCAGTGGACCGATGCGTTGGGAGTTCCGGAGGAGCTGCTCGGGCTCCTGCCCACGGCCGATCCGCACACCCCGGACGCCACGGGCCGCCCGGGAACGGTGGACACCGGAGCCCGTGGGTACGCGGCGCTGCCGGAAGGGCCGGGCCAGCTTCTCTTACCCGCTGGCCGGTCCGTCTCGACGACGGCGCTTCCCGTGCTGACGCTTCCCGCAGCCTCCTTCCTCGGTGACAGTTTGCGACTCGACTCCCGCCCGGAGCTGGATGCCTGGCGCACCATGCCGATGCGCGTGCTCGTCGTCGCGAACCGCACGGTGGACGGAGCGGCAAGGCAGTTCGTCACCGACGCCCGACCGAGCGGCGTACGCGCCACGGCCTCCGAACCGGTCGACATACCCGCCGCGTACGAACTGGACGACCTGACCTACGGCATCCTGTGGGCCGTGTCGGGATTCGAGGCGGCACTACTCGGCGACGACCAGCCCCTGCACACCTCGTTGGCGTCGCTCACCGTTTCCCCAGGCGCGCCGATCGCCGCCGACCAGGGACTGACCGAAGTCTCCCGGATGCTCATCGGCTCGGAGACCGCGGCCCGGTACATCCTGGGCAACCGTGACCACCTGGGTGACGCACCCGTCTTCTGGACCAGGGAACAGCGTGGCGAAGAGGCCGCCACATGGCTGTTCTTCCGGCACAAGTATCGCTACCTCGAACGAACGGCCCCCCGACGTCCGGGCGGCACCAGCGGCCGGGGATTCTGCGTTCCCGAGACGGCAGTCGCCTCCTCGCCGGCCTACGAGCGCGTTCTGCTGTTCCTCGCCATCGCGCTCATGGAGTCCTTCGGCATCCGCACCTGGGTGACCGACGACGGAGGCTTCGCACAGACTGACGGTTTCGCCCTCTCCCCCGGGCGCCGGGCTGTCATCGCCTCTTGGGTACGGACCGAGGGAGCGTCCCACCTCGCGGTCACCGCGCGGCCGGGAGCCCTGCGGACGTTCGCGGATGTGACGGACCACGTCAGCCACCACTCGACCACAGCGGCTGAGCAGGCCGGGCAGCGCCTCGCGGCGACGGCGCAGTATCTCGGCCTCGACGCCTCCTGGCTCGGTCGCAGGTGCGCCCAGTTGTCGGCCGTCGGCACGGAGCGGCTCGCCCGG
- a CDS encoding dTMP kinase yields MNHRYPFIVIEGLDGTGKTTLRKGLFRLWEGLYGVTPLCVLTTNFLAVDQAAAIVTGKYQPNAGNRDAYLSAIAADKRATLDRLVLLQRPARPVIADRWLLSELAFFAVKHGMRASETYEALAAHLTVAPDLTLVLDLETDASMSRAQARQGDAVRADWDVHDVQSRVRETYEAVVTKPDEFPLLGDVVRLDARRPRSEVLLAAWDVLRERQLVPSLAAHAEGGETHG; encoded by the coding sequence ATGAACCACCGCTATCCGTTCATCGTCATCGAGGGGCTCGACGGCACCGGCAAGACGACGCTGCGCAAGGGGCTGTTCCGGCTCTGGGAGGGGCTCTACGGCGTCACCCCGCTGTGCGTACTCACCACCAACTTCCTCGCGGTCGACCAAGCCGCCGCCATCGTCACCGGCAAATACCAGCCGAACGCCGGGAACCGTGACGCCTACCTGTCCGCGATCGCGGCGGACAAGCGGGCCACGCTGGATCGCCTCGTGCTCCTCCAGCGACCGGCCCGGCCCGTGATCGCGGATCGCTGGCTTCTCAGCGAGCTGGCCTTCTTCGCCGTGAAGCACGGCATGAGGGCGTCGGAGACGTACGAGGCGCTGGCCGCGCACCTCACCGTCGCCCCCGATCTCACGCTCGTCTTGGACCTGGAGACCGACGCCTCGATGAGCCGGGCGCAGGCCCGCCAGGGCGACGCCGTCCGGGCCGACTGGGACGTGCACGACGTCCAGAGCCGGGTTCGCGAGACCTACGAGGCCGTGGTCACGAAGCCCGACGAGTTCCCGCTCCTCGGCGATGTGGTCCGCCTGGACGCCCGCCGACCCCGGTCCGAGGTGCTGCTCGCAGCCTGGGACGTACTGCGCGAACGGCAACTGGTGCCGTCGCTCGCCGCCCACGCGGAAGGAGGAGAGACCCATGGCTGA
- a CDS encoding isocitrate lyase/phosphoenolpyruvate mutase family protein produces MADGTKGTRLREALADSERKHPLLAIGAVNALAAHVAVEAGFDALWVSGLEVSAASGLPDANVLGPRDLSDVVASLGRVTELPIIVDIDNAGGSGRTAERFAYDLMRAGAAAVCVEDSAYPKCNSFAAHRAQTLADRDLLCEQVGRIRKVAGDGLVVVARTEALIAGEDMATAMARAEAYAEAGADAVLIHSKDATGDQARTIGRAWSHGVPLVSVPTAFPDLSAAELGEAGFRLCIYANQLSRAALAGMRTAARQFQRGGSFRSTVAGSLAEVGDLMRVGEPEALSCL; encoded by the coding sequence ATGGCTGACGGCACGAAGGGGACGCGTCTGCGTGAGGCCCTCGCCGACAGCGAGCGGAAGCACCCGCTCCTGGCGATCGGTGCGGTGAACGCGCTCGCCGCGCACGTCGCGGTGGAGGCGGGCTTCGACGCCCTTTGGGTGAGCGGTCTGGAGGTGTCGGCGGCCTCCGGGCTGCCTGACGCCAACGTCCTGGGCCCCCGGGACCTGTCCGACGTGGTCGCCTCGCTAGGCCGTGTCACCGAACTACCCATCATCGTGGACATTGACAACGCGGGCGGCTCGGGGCGCACGGCGGAGCGGTTCGCGTACGACCTGATGCGCGCCGGAGCCGCTGCGGTGTGTGTCGAGGACAGCGCGTACCCGAAGTGCAACAGCTTCGCTGCCCACCGGGCGCAGACCCTCGCCGACCGGGACCTTCTGTGCGAGCAGGTGGGGCGTATACGGAAGGTCGCCGGTGACGGCCTCGTGGTCGTGGCCCGCACCGAGGCCCTGATCGCCGGCGAGGACATGGCCACGGCGATGGCCCGCGCCGAGGCATACGCCGAGGCCGGAGCGGATGCGGTGCTCATCCATTCCAAGGACGCGACCGGTGATCAGGCGCGGACCATCGGGCGTGCGTGGAGTCACGGCGTGCCGCTGGTCAGCGTGCCCACGGCGTTCCCCGACCTGAGCGCCGCCGAACTCGGCGAGGCTGGCTTCCGCCTCTGCATCTACGCGAACCAGCTCAGCCGTGCCGCCCTCGCGGGTATGCGCACCGCCGCTCGTCAGTTCCAGCGCGGAGGGAGCTTCCGCTCCACCGTCGCGGGGTCTCTGGCGGAGGTCGGCGACCTGATGCGCGTCGGCGAGCCGGAGGCGCTGTCGTGTCTCTGA
- a CDS encoding NUDIX domain-containing protein encodes MSLTPELPRISVSVKAAIVRDGTVLLLSYDDEAGFHYNLPGGKAQVGEDLRQAVNRKVAQETGLQVVARRLLCVVEYVPESWQGEFGDVQKVQFNFLAEQVDDAEPRMPEPPDPIQVGFEWVPLKRLNDVYLLPRINRPLSAALSGELADPFVDRW; translated from the coding sequence GTGTCTCTGACGCCCGAGCTGCCTCGGATCAGCGTCTCCGTGAAGGCGGCGATCGTGCGCGACGGCACCGTCCTGCTGCTGTCGTACGACGACGAAGCCGGGTTCCACTACAACCTCCCGGGAGGCAAGGCCCAGGTCGGCGAAGACCTGCGCCAGGCCGTGAACCGCAAGGTCGCACAGGAGACCGGCCTCCAGGTCGTGGCCCGGCGTCTGCTGTGCGTCGTCGAGTACGTCCCCGAGTCGTGGCAGGGCGAGTTCGGGGACGTACAGAAGGTCCAGTTCAACTTCCTCGCCGAGCAGGTGGACGACGCCGAGCCGCGCATGCCGGAACCTCCGGACCCGATCCAGGTGGGCTTCGAGTGGGTTCCGCTGAAACGCCTGAATGACGTGTACCTGCTGCCCAGGATCAACCGCCCGCTGTCGGCGGCGTTGAGCGGGGAGCTCGCCGACCCCTTCGTGGACAGGTGGTGA
- a CDS encoding TylF/MycF/NovP-related O-methyltransferase, with product MDPTLKDLQEWLLREHSGTVCADRLDVIADELADLTARSLPGAVVELGCYRGAMALWIRSVLDSLGDRDREIHVYDSFQGMPAPGAEDSDHLAAGELRSSPDDVRATHAAWGRPAPVIHPGWFDETLPKELPDEIAFAYLDGDFYDSILTGLTHCVTRLVPTGVLLVDDYADTAVNPRAWDGLPGVKRACDAYFGGPSPVTVVVGEGDLAFGRYEKPEFRG from the coding sequence ATGGATCCGACTCTGAAGGATTTGCAGGAGTGGCTACTGCGGGAGCACTCAGGGACGGTCTGTGCCGACCGGCTCGACGTGATCGCCGACGAGCTCGCCGACCTGACCGCCCGCAGTCTGCCGGGGGCCGTGGTCGAACTCGGCTGCTACAGGGGCGCGATGGCCCTCTGGATCCGCAGCGTGCTCGACTCGCTGGGCGACCGCGACCGCGAGATCCACGTCTACGACTCCTTCCAGGGCATGCCCGCGCCCGGCGCCGAGGACTCGGACCACCTGGCGGCGGGCGAGCTCCGGTCGTCCCCGGACGACGTGCGCGCCACGCATGCGGCCTGGGGCAGGCCGGCGCCGGTCATCCATCCGGGGTGGTTTGACGAGACCCTTCCCAAGGAGCTGCCCGACGAGATCGCGTTCGCCTATCTCGACGGCGACTTCTACGACTCGATCCTCACGGGCCTCACGCACTGCGTCACCCGCCTGGTACCGACGGGTGTGTTGCTCGTCGACGACTACGCGGACACGGCGGTCAATCCGCGGGCCTGGGACGGGCTCCCCGGGGTGAAGCGTGCCTGCGACGCGTACTTCGGTGGGCCTTCGCCCGTGACCGTCGTCGTCGGTGAGGGTGATCTCGCCTTCGGCCGTTATGAGAAGCCGGAGTTCCGCGGATGA
- a CDS encoding NAD(P)-dependent oxidoreductase has translation MSAVLVLRGAADASAIRRALPDVLVHELPDLDSPPPADTAVLVLRSGVRLGERELDALPRLRHVVRTGSGIDHIDVSALRQRGITLHRNAEAGAGAVGEWVLAAALALARRIPFGQHALLLGRHEKQACMGASLSTLATGIWGAGPVGLAVDWALAPHVGRTAFAAWSSNPPGLRARPPTALMEQSQVHVIALPLRPTTENLFGEDFLERVAPQRPLLICVGRLETLDVAACLRALADGRLSGLALDPVERQHLPLLTGSTTPLNFLASPHIGAQRSDVRGALDRWAIDLLREITADDKILIEGGHR, from the coding sequence ATGAGCGCTGTCCTGGTGCTACGCGGTGCGGCGGACGCGAGCGCGATCCGCCGCGCCCTGCCCGATGTCCTCGTACACGAGTTGCCGGATCTGGACTCGCCTCCGCCCGCCGACACGGCCGTGCTCGTCCTGCGTTCAGGCGTCCGTCTTGGCGAGAGGGAGCTCGACGCGCTCCCTCGTCTGCGGCACGTCGTACGGACCGGCTCCGGCATCGACCACATCGACGTGAGCGCCCTCCGGCAGCGTGGAATCACTCTGCACCGCAACGCCGAGGCCGGCGCGGGTGCCGTGGGCGAGTGGGTCCTCGCCGCTGCCCTCGCACTGGCCCGGCGGATCCCCTTCGGGCAGCACGCACTGCTCCTCGGCCGACACGAGAAGCAGGCATGCATGGGCGCGTCACTCAGCACCCTGGCCACCGGGATCTGGGGCGCTGGCCCGGTGGGGTTGGCCGTCGACTGGGCCCTCGCCCCCCACGTGGGCCGCACGGCCTTCGCCGCGTGGTCGTCGAACCCTCCCGGTCTGCGAGCGCGGCCGCCGACAGCCCTCATGGAGCAGTCGCAGGTACACGTGATCGCTCTGCCGTTGCGCCCCACGACCGAAAATCTCTTCGGCGAGGACTTCCTCGAACGCGTCGCTCCGCAGCGGCCTCTGCTCATCTGCGTAGGGCGGCTGGAGACCCTCGACGTCGCGGCCTGCCTGCGGGCACTGGCGGACGGGAGGCTCTCGGGCCTCGCACTCGACCCGGTCGAGCGGCAGCACCTGCCGCTCCTCACCGGCTCCACGACGCCGCTCAACTTCCTGGCCTCGCCCCACATCGGCGCACAGCGCTCCGACGTGCGCGGCGCACTCGACCGATGGGCCATCGATCTCCTCAGGGAGATCACCGCCGACGACAAGATCCTGATCGAAGGAGGCCACCGGTGA
- a CDS encoding radical SAM protein codes for MPVTRTTPTHLESLYAPMSSTGPDTAVSVILKLRGETCDIDCLYCFEKRKESPGGARISAEQVHRLGSIFSGRPLSVELHGGEPLTAGRERIAEILDALATQPNVIRVSLQTNGLQLDDAWLDLFEQHYPELKIGISLDGDALGNSWRVGYDGRPTYPRVVEALKLLGRRERRVGVICAVTPYVLDRASEVMEHLASFPAVTTVSLVPCFDAAVTRSTTVVGSRAPTSRALQRRAIGPTGPAWAVTPRQYADFVLEAAHHWVADGVFRRVKLEPVVSVIRRLKGLGTRSCHFSDLKCDHVLTLYPDDRLGSCDELPWPQAGLASLGDVHTEADVASAQGGSPLLQQARSLVTRCTTCHYRDTCGAGCLAVRLRFAAAGDEDAYCDHRMRLIDGVAALLAQPDLPPGASCSRLRWRPVRPNNMHHVSAFLARWDDPTVPRPPARLQVSANGNINTVGLPGVHEADDLDPYHPQWYDGIESGIRPVVDALTSGWNAVTYDSCQGHAYADLPGAEPRFLSVGILPRDRAEYARTAARLCRAASRAESSLPGACSLALGRGELACRTTGRVHPTLDLSLVPAAGTTSAEYFEDLAQAVRVLTVALAEAASAPPSTPCACGGDQ; via the coding sequence ATGCCCGTCACCCGCACCACCCCCACGCACCTGGAGAGTCTCTACGCCCCAATGTCGAGCACCGGGCCGGACACGGCGGTCTCCGTCATCCTCAAGCTGCGGGGAGAGACCTGCGACATCGACTGCCTGTACTGCTTCGAGAAGCGCAAGGAGTCACCGGGCGGCGCCCGTATCAGCGCGGAACAGGTCCACCGCCTCGGTTCGATCTTCTCCGGGCGTCCGCTCAGCGTCGAACTCCACGGCGGGGAGCCCCTGACCGCCGGCCGGGAACGGATTGCGGAGATCCTTGACGCGCTCGCCACACAGCCGAACGTCATCCGCGTGAGCCTCCAGACCAACGGCCTCCAACTCGACGACGCCTGGCTGGACCTGTTCGAGCAGCACTACCCGGAGCTGAAGATCGGCATCTCCCTCGACGGGGACGCGCTGGGGAACTCGTGGCGAGTGGGCTACGACGGCCGCCCCACGTACCCGCGAGTGGTCGAAGCCCTGAAGCTCCTCGGCCGTCGGGAACGCCGCGTCGGCGTCATCTGCGCCGTCACCCCGTACGTCCTCGACCGGGCCTCCGAGGTCATGGAGCACCTCGCCTCCTTTCCCGCCGTGACGACGGTCAGCCTTGTGCCGTGCTTCGACGCGGCGGTCACCCGCTCGACCACGGTGGTCGGATCCCGTGCGCCGACCAGTCGGGCACTCCAGCGACGGGCCATCGGCCCCACCGGCCCGGCCTGGGCCGTCACGCCTCGTCAGTACGCCGACTTCGTGTTGGAGGCCGCCCACCACTGGGTCGCCGATGGCGTGTTCCGCCGCGTCAAGCTGGAGCCCGTCGTCTCCGTCATCCGCCGTCTGAAGGGTCTGGGGACCCGTTCCTGTCACTTCTCCGATTTGAAGTGCGACCACGTCCTCACCCTCTATCCCGATGACCGCCTGGGAAGCTGTGACGAGCTGCCCTGGCCGCAGGCCGGCCTCGCCTCCCTCGGCGACGTCCACACCGAGGCGGACGTGGCCAGCGCCCAGGGCGGCTCTCCCTTGCTTCAGCAGGCACGCTCCCTGGTCACGAGGTGCACGACCTGCCACTACCGCGACACCTGCGGCGCAGGCTGCCTGGCGGTCCGCCTCCGTTTCGCCGCCGCGGGCGACGAAGACGCGTACTGCGACCACCGCATGCGCCTGATCGACGGCGTCGCCGCCCTCCTCGCCCAGCCAGACCTCCCGCCCGGTGCCTCATGCTCCCGGTTGCGCTGGCGTCCCGTCCGCCCCAACAACATGCACCACGTCTCCGCCTTCCTGGCCCGCTGGGACGACCCCACTGTTCCCCGCCCGCCCGCGCGTCTCCAGGTCAGCGCCAACGGGAACATCAACACGGTCGGCCTCCCTGGCGTGCACGAGGCAGACGATCTCGACCCCTACCATCCCCAGTGGTATGACGGCATCGAATCCGGCATCCGCCCGGTCGTCGACGCGCTCACCTCAGGCTGGAACGCCGTCACCTACGACAGCTGCCAGGGTCACGCCTACGCAGACCTCCCCGGAGCCGAGCCCCGGTTCCTCTCGGTCGGCATCCTGCCGCGCGACCGCGCCGAATACGCGCGCACAGCTGCACGCCTATGCCGTGCCGCCAGCCGAGCCGAGTCCTCCCTGCCGGGCGCGTGTTCGCTGGCCCTCGGTCGTGGCGAACTCGCCTGCCGCACCACCGGCCGGGTGCATCCGACCCTCGACCTCTCTCTCGTGCCCGCTGCCGGCACCACGTCGGCCGAGTACTTCGAGGACCTCGCCCAGGCGGTGCGCGTACTCACGGTGGCCCTGGCCGAAGCCGCCTCCGCCCCGCCGTCCACCCCCTGCGCGTGCGGAGGCGACCAGTGA